A region of Ochrobactrum quorumnocens DNA encodes the following proteins:
- a CDS encoding DedA family protein encodes MESIISDLGQFISDHRVWAGPIVGIIAFGESLAIIGMFIPATPIMLAIGGLVGAGIVEPWPIIIGAIVGAVIGDIVSYFLGWWLGRSIIHKWPLNKHRSGVARARLLFRRYGFSAVFLGRFFGPVRCTVPMVAGMMSMDQTRFQTANVLSAMVWAPVMFLPGWLAGRGFGVFAKMNGDHMFWFVIGITAVTIVATVIGMRFFKGRPRRERKRGVHVSPAE; translated from the coding sequence ATGGAAAGCATAATTAGCGATCTCGGGCAGTTCATTTCCGATCATCGGGTATGGGCGGGTCCTATCGTGGGCATTATTGCCTTCGGCGAGTCTCTCGCTATTATCGGCATGTTCATTCCAGCTACCCCGATCATGCTCGCGATTGGTGGTTTGGTGGGGGCCGGGATCGTTGAGCCGTGGCCGATCATCATCGGTGCAATTGTTGGTGCTGTTATAGGCGACATTGTTTCGTATTTTCTCGGCTGGTGGCTTGGCCGCAGCATCATTCATAAGTGGCCACTGAACAAGCACCGCAGTGGTGTAGCGCGTGCGCGTCTGCTGTTCAGGCGCTATGGTTTTTCTGCAGTCTTCCTTGGACGTTTTTTCGGACCAGTTCGGTGTACCGTGCCAATGGTCGCGGGCATGATGTCAATGGACCAGACACGCTTCCAGACTGCAAACGTACTTTCCGCGATGGTTTGGGCACCGGTCATGTTCCTGCCAGGCTGGCTTGCTGGGCGTGGTTTCGGCGTTTTTGCCAAAATGAATGGCGATCACATGTTCTGGTTTGTCATCGGCATTACAGCTGTGACAATCGTTGCAACCGTGATCGGCATGCGCTTTTTCAAGGGGCGCCCGCGTCGCGAGCGCAAACGCGGCGTGCATGTTTCTCCAGCTGAATAG
- the cysT gene encoding sulfate ABC transporter permease subunit CysT has product MKRNSVLPGFGLTLGCTLLYLAIIVALPLLAMILKTASLGWSDFWNIVTSDRALATYRITISAAAVATVFNGLFGLLLAWVLSRYQFPGKRLIDAAVDLPFALPTAIAGLALVTLFAPNGWFGRYLEPLGIKVAYAPLGIMIAMFFTSIPFVIRTVQPVLEDMSADVEEAARSLGASPWQIFSHIIWPTIFPAFLAGASLSFARSLGEFGSIVFISGNLPFETEVTSLLVFIRLDEYDYPAAAALASVMLLMAFFMLLVTNLIQARQLRYADR; this is encoded by the coding sequence ATGAAACGCAATTCGGTGCTGCCGGGGTTCGGATTGACCCTTGGCTGCACCTTGCTTTATCTGGCTATCATCGTAGCCCTGCCGCTTCTGGCAATGATCCTTAAAACTGCAAGCCTCGGCTGGAGCGATTTCTGGAATATCGTCACATCGGATCGCGCACTCGCAACGTATCGCATTACAATTAGTGCTGCCGCCGTAGCCACCGTGTTCAACGGTCTGTTTGGACTGCTGCTCGCATGGGTGCTGTCACGCTATCAGTTTCCGGGCAAGCGACTGATCGATGCCGCGGTTGACTTGCCATTCGCTTTGCCCACGGCTATTGCTGGTTTGGCACTGGTGACGTTGTTTGCTCCAAATGGTTGGTTCGGGCGTTATCTGGAGCCACTGGGCATCAAGGTCGCCTATGCGCCACTCGGCATCATGATCGCAATGTTTTTCACCAGCATTCCCTTTGTCATTCGCACAGTACAGCCGGTTCTGGAGGACATGAGTGCGGATGTGGAAGAGGCCGCACGCAGTTTGGGCGCCAGTCCTTGGCAGATATTTTCACACATCATCTGGCCGACCATTTTCCCGGCCTTTCTCGCGGGAGCGTCGCTGTCATTTGCGCGCAGTCTCGGCGAGTTCGGATCGATTGTTTTCATCTCTGGTAATCTGCCCTTCGAAACAGAAGTAACGTCGTTGCTCGTTTTCATCCGGCTTGACGAATATGATTATCCTGCCGCAGCAGCGCTGGCCTCAGTGATGTTGCTGATGGCGTTCTTCATGCTTCTCGTGACCAATCTTATTCAAGCAAGGCAGCTTCGTTATGCAGACCGTTAG
- a CDS encoding sulfate ABC transporter substrate-binding protein yields the protein MKKIILYAAVALGLGTAPVHAQEPKEILNVSYDIARELYEQVNKAFVADWKAKTGEDLTVNQSHAGSSKQARSILEGLEADVVTFNQVTDVQVLHDKGDLIPADWQKRLPNNSSPYYSFPAFLVREGNPKNIKNWDDLARDDVKVIFPNPKTSGNARYTYLAATAYANEAFKGDQEKVHEFIGKIFKNVPVFDTGGRGATTTFAERGIGDVLVTFEAETRGTEKVLGEDKYDVVVPEVSLLAEFPVTVVDKVVDKRGSRKIAEAYLNYLYAPEGQEILAQNFNRVHDKDVIAKHKDIYPDVRLVTVEDAFGGWEKVQKDHFAEGGVLDQLFTAK from the coding sequence ATGAAGAAAATTATTCTATATGCGGCGGTGGCGCTTGGTCTGGGTACGGCCCCTGTTCATGCGCAAGAGCCAAAGGAAATCCTTAACGTATCTTATGACATTGCGCGTGAACTTTACGAGCAAGTCAACAAAGCGTTTGTGGCTGACTGGAAGGCCAAGACTGGCGAAGACCTCACTGTTAATCAGTCTCATGCCGGTTCATCCAAGCAGGCACGTTCCATTCTCGAAGGTCTGGAAGCCGACGTCGTGACCTTCAATCAGGTGACTGACGTTCAGGTTCTGCATGATAAAGGCGATCTGATCCCTGCCGATTGGCAGAAGCGTTTACCGAACAATTCTTCACCTTACTATTCTTTCCCCGCTTTTCTTGTTCGTGAAGGCAATCCGAAAAATATCAAGAACTGGGACGATCTCGCGCGTGACGATGTGAAGGTCATTTTCCCGAACCCTAAGACCTCGGGCAATGCACGCTATACCTATCTTGCTGCGACTGCTTACGCCAATGAAGCTTTCAAAGGTGACCAGGAAAAGGTTCACGAGTTCATCGGAAAGATCTTCAAGAATGTGCCTGTGTTTGATACAGGCGGTCGTGGTGCAACGACAACCTTTGCCGAACGCGGCATTGGTGATGTTCTCGTAACCTTTGAAGCCGAAACACGTGGAACCGAAAAGGTTCTGGGCGAAGACAAGTATGATGTCGTTGTGCCTGAAGTCAGCCTACTCGCTGAATTCCCAGTCACTGTCGTTGATAAGGTTGTCGACAAGCGCGGCTCGCGCAAGATTGCGGAAGCTTATCTCAATTATCTCTATGCACCGGAAGGTCAGGAGATCCTTGCGCAGAACTTCAATCGCGTCCACGACAAGGATGTGATTGCCAAGCACAAGGATATTTATCCTGATGTGCGTCTCGTAACGGTCGAAGATGCTTTCGGTGGCTGGGAGAAAGTGCAGAAAGATCACTTTGCCGAGGGCGGCGTACTTGATCAGCTCTTCACGGCTAAGTAA
- the ybaL gene encoding YbaL family putative K(+) efflux transporter produces MPHDTPLIATIVIGLCLAFIFGTIATRLKISPLVGYLLAGVIAGPHTPGFVADQELILQLAEIGVILLMFGVGLHFSLKDLLSVKAIAVPGALAQIATAAALGTALGLALDWDVKAGLVFGLALSTASTVVLLRAMQDLRLIDTERGRIAVGWLIVEDLAMVMALVLLPALASIGGQTNHAAASDPIAEWLGLGIGGIILFTIAKVAVFVALMLVVGRKVIPWVLNVIVQTGSRELFRLGVLAIALGVAFGAAHLFGVSFALGAFFAGMVMSESELSHRAAEESLPLRDAFAVLFFISVGMLFDPMSLIRDPLPLIATLLIILVGKSVAAFFIVRAFRRPVGTALTISASLAQIGEFSFILAGLGVSLNLLPPEGRDLILAGAILSIFLNPVMFIVAERMRPWIEKRMGNDITSAEWGETNVDVSEPMPLPLTGLKHHTIVVGYGQIGKRVTASLQEKHIPFLVIEDSPKIYFRLKEIGIEAIAGNASDAGIWEAANPREAINLVIAIPNAFEAGRATSLARAANPSLRIIVRACSPAEAQYLHDLGADSVILGEAEIAGAMERAIINGKRSENVQAPRTSSETLVELKGIEPEAT; encoded by the coding sequence ATGCCCCATGACACGCCTTTGATTGCGACAATCGTCATTGGGTTATGTCTGGCCTTTATTTTCGGCACCATTGCCACCCGTCTTAAAATCTCCCCGCTTGTCGGCTATCTGCTTGCTGGCGTCATCGCTGGCCCGCACACGCCCGGTTTCGTTGCCGATCAGGAACTCATTCTCCAATTGGCTGAAATCGGCGTTATTTTGCTGATGTTCGGCGTTGGCCTGCATTTCTCTCTCAAAGACCTGCTCTCCGTCAAAGCGATTGCTGTTCCCGGCGCACTGGCGCAAATCGCAACAGCAGCAGCATTGGGTACCGCTCTCGGCCTTGCGCTAGACTGGGATGTGAAAGCCGGACTGGTTTTTGGCCTTGCACTCTCCACCGCGAGTACGGTGGTGCTTTTGCGCGCAATGCAGGATCTTCGTCTTATCGATACTGAGCGGGGGCGCATCGCCGTTGGTTGGCTCATCGTCGAAGATCTGGCCATGGTCATGGCGCTGGTTCTGCTACCTGCACTTGCAAGTATCGGCGGCCAGACCAACCATGCCGCAGCAAGCGATCCAATCGCCGAATGGCTCGGCCTCGGCATTGGTGGCATCATTCTTTTCACTATCGCAAAGGTCGCCGTTTTTGTGGCTCTCATGCTGGTGGTGGGACGCAAAGTAATCCCATGGGTTTTGAACGTCATCGTGCAGACCGGCTCGCGCGAGCTTTTCCGACTGGGCGTTCTCGCGATTGCACTCGGCGTCGCTTTCGGCGCGGCTCATCTTTTTGGCGTTTCCTTCGCACTTGGCGCATTTTTCGCAGGCATGGTGATGAGCGAGTCTGAGCTCAGTCATCGAGCTGCAGAAGAATCGCTGCCCTTGCGTGATGCTTTCGCGGTTCTGTTCTTCATTTCTGTGGGCATGTTGTTTGATCCGATGAGCCTCATTCGCGATCCCCTGCCCCTGATCGCAACACTCCTGATCATTCTGGTTGGCAAATCGGTAGCAGCATTCTTCATCGTCCGTGCATTTCGGCGACCGGTCGGCACTGCTCTGACCATTTCGGCAAGCCTCGCGCAGATCGGCGAATTCTCGTTCATCTTGGCGGGCCTTGGCGTCAGTCTCAACTTGCTGCCGCCCGAGGGTCGTGATTTGATCCTCGCTGGCGCGATCCTGTCCATCTTCCTCAATCCTGTCATGTTCATCGTTGCTGAACGTATGCGGCCGTGGATTGAGAAGCGTATGGGCAACGACATAACCTCGGCAGAATGGGGCGAAACAAACGTGGACGTATCTGAGCCTATGCCTTTGCCGCTGACAGGTTTGAAACACCACACAATTGTCGTCGGTTACGGCCAAATCGGCAAACGCGTGACTGCAAGTCTTCAGGAAAAGCACATTCCTTTCCTCGTGATCGAAGATTCGCCCAAGATTTATTTCAGATTGAAAGAAATCGGCATTGAAGCTATTGCGGGTAATGCCTCTGATGCAGGAATATGGGAAGCGGCGAATCCTCGGGAAGCGATCAATCTGGTGATTGCTATACCAAATGCATTTGAAGCGGGGCGTGCTACATCACTCGCTCGTGCGGCGAACCCAAGTCTACGCATCATTGTGCGTGCCTGTTCGCCAGCAGAAGCACAGTATCTGCACGATCTTGGTGCGGACTCCGTCATCCTTGGTGAAGCGGAAATCGCCGGAGCCATGGAGAGAGCGATTATAAATGGGAAGCGGAGCGAGAACGTTCAGGCACCTCGCACTTCGTCCGAAACTTTGGTTGAATTGAAGGGGATCGAACCGGAAGCAACCTGA
- a CDS encoding EF-hand domain-containing protein has product MKSKTLYIAVIASALLSAPAFAQDKSSDNTDKSATDTSITQTDGAKGKRGPIDLEKFSRMDELKAADTNGDGVLSRDEIEALALKRMVSRAADRMERRLDVKGDGKITLEAIEKQRQKEFVALDRNEDGKLDRQELRAGKKFHHNGPKGPHHGGKGKMEHHQSKPQN; this is encoded by the coding sequence ATGAAATCGAAGACATTGTATATTGCCGTAATTGCATCGGCATTGCTTTCAGCCCCTGCTTTCGCACAGGACAAATCGAGCGACAATACAGACAAGTCAGCGACGGATACTTCCATTACGCAAACCGATGGAGCCAAGGGCAAACGCGGCCCGATTGATCTTGAAAAGTTTTCTCGCATGGATGAATTGAAAGCCGCTGATACCAATGGCGACGGTGTACTCTCTCGCGATGAAATCGAAGCGCTTGCGCTTAAGCGCATGGTGAGCCGCGCTGCTGATCGTATGGAGCGCCGTCTCGACGTGAAAGGCGATGGTAAAATAACGCTGGAGGCGATTGAGAAGCAACGTCAGAAAGAATTCGTAGCACTCGATCGCAACGAAGACGGCAAACTTGATCGCCAAGAACTACGTGCTGGTAAGAAATTCCACCACAACGGTCCAAAGGGTCCGCACCACGGTGGTAAAGGCAAGATGGAACACCATCAGTCAAAGCCGCAAAACTAA
- a CDS encoding lysylphosphatidylglycerol synthase domain-containing protein, protein MKFKDYIWPVIGILAVIVSAWLLYRELRSISLEDVLDSLYAIRAHHWLLATAAALLAYSSLAGYDRIALLHLRRKISWLFIALCSFTTYALSHNIGASVVSGAVVRYRAYSSQGMPGSEIAVLIAFCSFTFILGVIITSSIVLLLEPHILMRFNTDLTPTVSIVIALLMLTFVLLYVFGSWLQLRPLQIGKFRLEYPRLPVVTQQLIVAPLELIGAAGIIYFALPEAGNPGFLIILGIFLVSFSAALISHAPGGLGVLELVFLTGLPDMNPADVLAALIVFRLLYLLIPFAMSLIVVLIFEKSQFVLRWNDKQKK, encoded by the coding sequence ATGAAGTTCAAGGATTACATCTGGCCAGTAATAGGCATTCTAGCAGTCATTGTTTCAGCCTGGCTTCTTTATAGGGAGCTACGCAGCATTTCGCTTGAAGACGTTCTTGATAGTCTCTACGCGATCCGTGCACATCATTGGTTGCTGGCAACTGCAGCAGCCCTTCTCGCCTATAGTTCGCTAGCCGGTTACGATCGCATCGCACTTCTTCATCTACGTCGGAAAATATCCTGGCTCTTCATAGCCCTCTGCTCATTTACGACCTATGCATTATCGCACAATATCGGCGCATCGGTCGTATCCGGTGCTGTGGTTCGCTACCGCGCTTATTCCTCGCAAGGCATGCCCGGCAGTGAAATCGCTGTACTGATCGCCTTCTGCTCTTTCACATTCATCCTTGGCGTGATCATAACCTCTAGCATCGTCTTGCTATTGGAACCGCATATTCTCATGCGCTTCAATACAGACCTTACTCCGACGGTGTCGATTGTCATCGCGTTGCTGATGTTGACCTTTGTTCTGCTCTATGTATTCGGTAGCTGGTTGCAGCTGCGCCCATTGCAAATCGGTAAGTTTCGTCTTGAATATCCGCGCCTGCCTGTCGTCACCCAGCAGCTGATTGTCGCTCCACTAGAGCTCATTGGCGCTGCGGGTATCATCTATTTCGCACTTCCGGAAGCAGGAAATCCTGGTTTCCTCATCATTCTCGGCATCTTCCTGGTCTCGTTCTCAGCCGCCCTTATATCGCACGCTCCAGGCGGTCTAGGAGTACTGGAACTGGTATTCCTCACTGGCCTGCCTGATATGAATCCCGCCGATGTGCTGGCGGCGCTCATCGTCTTTCGTCTGCTCTATCTGCTCATTCCATTTGCCATGTCGCTGATCGTGGTTCTCATTTTCGAGAAGTCGCAATTCGTTCTCCGCTGGAATGACAAACAAAAGAAATAG
- a CDS encoding DMT family transporter has product MTPKSLGYTFTLVAVAIFAAQDGISKYLGSHYSPIFITMVRYWAFAVFVILLATRSGGIARAASTKKPALQIFRGVLLATEIVVFVFGLSRVGMAMAQSIFQVGPLLVTMLSVPFLGEKVGWRRWTAIVVGLFGVLLIIDPTHVYFDLNLLFPLTATTMFAIYVIATRAVSKYDSAMTSFFYTGIGGAVVLTAVGLFHLESIAPHDWPWMAALCACGIASHYCLIRAYDILEAGEVQPLTYLQLVIGAFIAVLVFQEQLTWNVVTGAGIVVAAGLFSMFRERYLAKKPS; this is encoded by the coding sequence ATGACCCCCAAAAGCCTTGGTTACACATTTACACTTGTTGCCGTCGCCATTTTCGCTGCGCAGGACGGTATCTCGAAGTATCTTGGATCACATTACTCGCCGATCTTTATCACGATGGTGCGGTACTGGGCTTTCGCCGTGTTCGTGATTTTGCTTGCCACACGGTCTGGGGGCATTGCCCGCGCAGCATCAACGAAGAAACCTGCATTGCAGATTTTTCGCGGCGTACTCCTCGCAACAGAAATTGTTGTCTTCGTATTTGGCCTCAGCAGGGTCGGCATGGCGATGGCGCAATCAATCTTCCAGGTTGGCCCTCTGCTCGTCACAATGCTCTCCGTGCCCTTCCTTGGCGAAAAAGTGGGTTGGCGTCGCTGGACCGCTATTGTCGTCGGACTGTTCGGCGTTCTGCTCATTATTGACCCGACGCACGTCTATTTCGACTTGAACCTGCTGTTCCCGCTAACTGCGACAACAATGTTTGCCATTTACGTCATCGCAACGCGTGCGGTCAGCAAATATGACAGCGCGATGACCAGCTTCTTCTATACGGGCATCGGTGGCGCGGTCGTTCTCACAGCCGTTGGTCTGTTTCATTTGGAATCGATTGCCCCGCACGATTGGCCGTGGATGGCAGCGCTCTGCGCCTGTGGTATTGCAAGCCATTACTGCCTCATTCGTGCCTACGACATTCTCGAAGCCGGTGAAGTACAACCGCTCACATATTTGCAGCTCGTTATCGGCGCTTTCATTGCTGTCCTTGTGTTCCAGGAGCAACTAACCTGGAATGTAGTCACTGGCGCGGGCATCGTTGTCGCTGCTGGCCTCTTCTCAATGTTCAGAGAAAGATACCTCGCAAAGAAGCCATCATAA
- a CDS encoding TerC family protein, giving the protein MDWSMDWIADPNAWIGLVTLVVLEIVLGIDNLVFIAILADKLPPHQRNRARIIGLSLALLMRLALLASISWIVTLREPLITVMELSFSGRDLIMLVGGLFLLAKGTMELHERLEGAHGHKNTRVAHAIFWQVIVQIVVLDAVFSLDSVITAVGMVQHLPVMMIAVIIAIVVMMLASRPLMDFVNKHPTVVILCLGFLMMIGFSLVVEGFGFHIPKGYLYAAIGFSVLIEAANQMARKNREKLVTTNDLRERTAGAVLRLLGGHRGDNPLSDTVDVIAQQTAASDVFLPEEKEMIRGVLDLADRPVRSIMSPRNEIEWLDLDEDEAELHQAIRKLSHSRVIIARRQVDEFIGVASVKDLLLDMSDKKPIDWDNVVKQPLVIHENANVLRVMEQLRVSPVQLAIVVDEHGSFEGVVTPTDVLEAIAGEFPDEDEEAAVAESDGQGGYLVDGFTDIRRLSSILQRDLVDDGDRYTTLAGYVLWHLGHLPLGGESFMADGFEFHIEAMSGRHVEKVRIRPVDDYEV; this is encoded by the coding sequence ATGGATTGGTCCATGGACTGGATTGCCGACCCCAATGCCTGGATAGGTCTCGTGACATTGGTGGTGCTAGAAATTGTTCTCGGCATCGACAATCTCGTCTTTATCGCCATTCTGGCCGATAAACTTCCACCTCATCAGCGTAATCGTGCGCGTATAATTGGTCTTTCGCTGGCCTTGCTGATGCGCCTTGCGTTGCTGGCTTCGATCTCCTGGATCGTGACGCTGCGTGAACCGCTGATCACCGTGATGGAGCTTTCGTTCTCTGGCCGCGATCTCATTATGCTGGTCGGTGGTCTGTTCCTTCTCGCCAAGGGTACGATGGAGTTGCATGAGCGCCTTGAAGGTGCACATGGGCATAAGAACACACGCGTCGCACATGCAATCTTCTGGCAGGTTATCGTTCAGATCGTCGTACTCGATGCTGTCTTCTCGCTTGATAGTGTGATCACAGCGGTGGGTATGGTGCAACATCTGCCAGTGATGATGATTGCCGTCATCATTGCTATCGTAGTAATGATGCTGGCATCCCGCCCACTCATGGACTTCGTCAACAAGCATCCGACAGTGGTTATCCTCTGTCTTGGCTTCCTGATGATGATCGGCTTCAGCCTCGTCGTTGAAGGTTTCGGCTTCCATATTCCAAAGGGCTATCTCTACGCGGCTATCGGCTTCTCAGTGCTGATTGAGGCTGCGAACCAGATGGCGCGCAAGAATCGTGAGAAACTGGTCACCACCAACGATCTGCGTGAAAGAACCGCTGGTGCTGTGTTGCGTCTGCTGGGTGGTCATCGTGGCGATAATCCTTTGTCGGATACGGTTGATGTGATTGCTCAGCAAACCGCAGCCAGCGATGTCTTCTTGCCGGAAGAAAAAGAAATGATCCGTGGCGTTCTCGATCTTGCAGATCGTCCTGTGCGCTCGATTATGTCGCCGCGAAACGAAATCGAGTGGCTTGATCTTGATGAAGATGAAGCAGAGCTTCATCAGGCGATCCGCAAGCTTTCGCATTCGCGCGTCATTATTGCCCGTCGTCAGGTCGATGAGTTTATTGGCGTAGCTTCGGTCAAGGATCTGTTGCTCGATATGAGCGATAAGAAACCGATTGATTGGGATAACGTCGTCAAGCAACCGCTGGTCATACATGAAAACGCTAATGTGCTGCGGGTCATGGAACAGCTTCGTGTTTCACCCGTGCAGCTTGCTATCGTTGTAGATGAGCACGGCTCCTTCGAGGGTGTGGTGACGCCTACAGACGTGCTTGAGGCAATCGCTGGCGAATTTCCTGATGAGGACGAAGAAGCTGCTGTTGCGGAATCAGATGGACAGGGCGGCTATCTTGTCGATGGCTTCACCGATATTCGCCGTCTGAGCAGTATCCTGCAGCGGGATCTTGTTGATGACGGCGATCGCTACACGACGCTTGCAGGCTATGTCCTTTGGCATCTGGGTCATCTGCCTTTGGGTGGAGAAAGCTTCATGGCGGACGGCTTCGAGTTTCACATCGAGGCCATGAGTGGTCGACATGTCGAGAAAGTTCGGATTAGGCCGGTCGACGACTACGAGGTGTAA
- a CDS encoding alpha/beta hydrolase — protein sequence MPATLIIPGYKGSEAGHWQRQWLHDDPSAVLVEQDDWHYPVLSDWMHALEAKLAENPGAVLVAHSLGCILVSHLASRPAAAHVAGALLVAPADVETMARKDSRFASFAPLPRHELTFPSIVVASRNDNYMSFAKAEALANIWGSGFVDVGHAGHINVESGFSRWPEGSILASSLHREPIRHTLSQAA from the coding sequence ATGCCTGCGACATTGATCATCCCCGGTTACAAGGGATCGGAAGCAGGCCACTGGCAGCGCCAATGGTTGCATGACGATCCGTCAGCAGTGCTTGTCGAACAAGACGACTGGCACTATCCTGTGCTATCCGACTGGATGCACGCGCTCGAGGCCAAACTTGCTGAGAACCCCGGCGCAGTTCTGGTCGCCCACAGTCTTGGTTGTATTCTGGTTTCTCATCTCGCAAGCCGCCCTGCGGCAGCGCATGTGGCTGGTGCACTTCTGGTCGCGCCAGCAGACGTTGAAACTATGGCCCGCAAAGACAGCCGCTTTGCAAGCTTCGCTCCCCTGCCACGTCATGAGCTGACTTTCCCATCGATTGTCGTTGCAAGCCGCAATGATAATTATATGAGCTTCGCCAAGGCGGAAGCGCTCGCTAATATCTGGGGTTCCGGGTTTGTTGATGTCGGCCATGCCGGACACATCAATGTGGAAAGCGGTTTCAGCCGTTGGCCGGAAGGCTCAATCCTCGCCTCATCGCTTCACCGTGAACCAATAAGACACACGCTCTCCCAAGCAGCGTGA
- a CDS encoding RbsD/FucU family protein yields MLKNINPLLTGSLLEVLADMGHGDDLVIVDANYPAQASGVQVLDFPGISATDVAEAVLSLLPLDDFVDKPAAVMAAPNETPAIFGEFEAVIEKAEGRKIAVDQIERFAFYDRASAAYAVIRSGEKRLYGNIIFKKGVIRS; encoded by the coding sequence ATGCTTAAAAACATAAATCCATTGCTCACCGGATCACTTCTCGAAGTGCTTGCAGATATGGGCCATGGCGACGATTTGGTTATTGTTGACGCCAATTACCCTGCACAGGCTTCTGGTGTGCAGGTGCTGGACTTTCCGGGCATCAGCGCGACTGATGTTGCAGAAGCTGTGCTCTCACTGCTGCCGCTCGACGACTTTGTTGACAAGCCAGCGGCTGTGATGGCGGCGCCGAATGAAACCCCTGCGATTTTCGGTGAGTTTGAAGCCGTCATTGAGAAGGCTGAAGGACGCAAGATTGCTGTCGATCAGATTGAGCGTTTCGCATTCTATGACCGGGCGAGTGCTGCCTATGCAGTCATTCGCTCAGGCGAGAAGCGCCTCTATGGCAACATCATTTTTAAGAAGGGCGTTATTCGCTCTTAA
- the cysW gene encoding sulfate ABC transporter permease subunit CysW, translated as MQTVSASLQARNAPGPVRNLLIWLATILSIICIGAPVALIFSYALSKGVGVFFGEILKPDTLHAVWLTILTAIVVVPINMAFGICVAWLVTKFRFPGRRLLITFVEIPFSVSPIVAGVTYLFLYGSQGLLGPLLESYDVKIMFTVPAIFLVSLFVTSPFVARELIPLMEVQGSDEEEAALTLGANAWQTFFYVTLPNIKWALLYGAVLCNARVMGEFGAVSVVSGAIRGKTNTLPLQVELLFNDYNVAGAFAAASTLAGIALLTLVLKIWLERKQHS; from the coding sequence ATGCAGACCGTTAGTGCGAGCCTGCAGGCGCGTAATGCGCCTGGTCCAGTGCGAAACTTGCTGATCTGGCTTGCGACCATTCTGTCGATAATTTGTATCGGCGCACCCGTGGCGCTTATCTTCTCTTACGCGCTCAGCAAGGGCGTAGGTGTATTTTTCGGCGAAATCCTCAAGCCTGATACGCTGCATGCCGTCTGGCTGACTATTCTGACGGCAATTGTGGTTGTGCCGATCAATATGGCTTTCGGTATTTGCGTTGCATGGCTCGTCACGAAGTTTCGCTTCCCCGGACGCAGGTTGCTGATCACCTTCGTCGAGATTCCTTTCTCTGTCTCACCGATCGTTGCCGGCGTGACCTACCTCTTTCTCTACGGTTCGCAGGGGCTGCTCGGGCCGCTGCTCGAATCCTATGATGTGAAGATCATGTTCACGGTTCCGGCGATTTTTCTGGTGAGCCTGTTCGTGACATCACCTTTTGTGGCGCGCGAACTTATTCCGTTGATGGAAGTGCAGGGAAGTGACGAGGAAGAGGCTGCCCTTACACTTGGCGCCAATGCGTGGCAGACATTTTTCTATGTGACATTGCCCAATATCAAATGGGCGCTGCTCTATGGTGCCGTGCTTTGCAATGCGCGAGTGATGGGCGAGTTTGGGGCTGTGTCTGTCGTATCGGGTGCTATTCGCGGGAAAACTAATACACTGCCATTGCAGGTCGAACTTCTGTTCAACGACTATAATGTCGCCGGAGCCTTTGCGGCTGCTTCAACGCTGGCTGGCATTGCACTTCTTACGCTCGTTCTGAAAATCTGGCTCGAACGCAAGCAGCACAGTTAA